CGTCCTCCTGCTGCCCGCGGACGCCCACCTTCCAGCTCGCTCTTCCGTCCTTCGGCGCGCCGATGACGCAGACATTGCCGCCTGCGTTCAAGATGCCGCTCGTAAGCCCCAGAGCGTGGGCTTTCTCGACAGCCCTTTGAGCGGCGAAGCCCTTGGCGACCGCCCCGACGTCGAGGCGCATGCCTTTTTTGCGCAGAAAGACCGTACTCGCCTCGCGGTCGACGACGATATCGTCCATCGAAAAAGCGTCCGCACTGCGCAGCTCTTCGGCGGACGGCAGAAGCGCTGCGGAACCGTTTCCCCCGCGGGACTTGGTATCTTCGCGCGGCATGGCGCCGTTCAAAGCCCTTTCGCGGCGATCGTGCCAGACGGCGTATAAAGAGCCCTTGGATATGTCCACTGCCCCGCCGGTCATCTTATAACCGCGGGCGGCCGCGTCCAGCAGCTCGATTATTTCAGGCGCCACGGCTACAGCCGCCGTTCCGGCGTTGTCGTTGACGGTCTTTAAGTTAGCGAGCCTTCCGTAGCTGTCGTATATGTCGAAATAGCGGTGCAGCCGCTCCATTTCGCTGTGCACCGCCGCCGCGTATCGGCGGAAGCTCTCCTCATCCCTTGTGTAGGCGCTGAAAGAGACGTGCGTATCGAATAGGTCAAAAAAATCCACGGAAAACTTCGTATATGCGCCGTTTCGCTCCGCGCGGAAAAGGAGAAACGCGCCGGCGAGCGCAAGCAGCACAGTTGAAAGAATGAGCGCGGTCTTTCTCATCTGGCGCTAAAAGCTCCTTCACGGATATATGTCCGCCGCGGACGCAGAGCAAGCGAGACAAACAAGAACGAGACAAAAGCCGCTCCGCGATCCGAAGGGATGTGCCCATATTTCATTGAAGTTGCCTCCTTCCGCCAAGCGACGATAAATATATGAGTTAGCATATGCTAACAAAATTATTTATAACATATCTTTTCTTAGTGGTCAACACGGCCTCCTCGATGCGCAGGGCGCCGTAAAATACGCGTGCCGTCTCAGAACGAAAAAGATACAGGTATAGAGGAAGCCGCATGACCGTTTGCGCCTTCCCCGCGGATGGGTGATAAAAGGGGACAGAGTAGAGGCTTGGCGCAAAAAAAGACTGTTGCCGAGCACATATTTTGCTCAACGCAACAGTCTTTTTCTATTTTAAGTTCGGAATGTCCGAACTAACATTTGGTGGAGACGCGGGACACCGCATAAAATCAAACCATGCTGAAATACCAACATTTCCATCACATAAATAAATGTGTGTAGTGCTTTTGATAGCGTCAAAGGCCAGCACTATATAGCATTTTTTCCCCTTTTCGTCTTTCCTTAAAAAAGCCGCCCTAAGGACGGCGATTTCGTAAAATGCTATAAAAAAGAGGGGCTCAAAAGCCTCCCTTCGTCATAACTCGAAAACATCCGCATGCGACCCTGCAGCCGCTAAAAGCAAAAGCATATCCCCCTCTTTCGCGTAAACAAGCAGCCAGTCGGGGCGTATATGCAGCTCCCG
This portion of the Synergistes jonesii genome encodes:
- a CDS encoding FAD:protein FMN transferase; translation: MRKTALILSTVLLALAGAFLLFRAERNGAYTKFSVDFFDLFDTHVSFSAYTRDEESFRRYAAAVHSEMERLHRYFDIYDSYGRLANLKTVNDNAGTAAVAVAPEIIELLDAAARGYKMTGGAVDISKGSLYAVWHDRRERALNGAMPREDTKSRGGNGSAALLPSAEELRSADAFSMDDIVVDREASTVFLRKKGMRLDVGAVAKGFAAQRAVEKAHALGLTSGILNAGGNVCVIGAPKDGRASWKVGVRGQQEDGGFIDIVDVADCSVVTSGDDQRYFTAGGEKFHHIIDPWTRYPAKHVRSVTVVHPNSETADILSTAAFVLPPESARRIIEQNGAEAMWVFHDGRREATAGYVKISESAKQKR